From the genome of Halobellus litoreus, one region includes:
- a CDS encoding aldo/keto reductase translates to MEYTTLGETGLEVSRLALGCMNFGSGEPWMIDDEAESREIIDRALDLGINFLDTANVYSRGESEEIVGRAIESYDRSELVVATKVYHRMHEGPNGAGLSRKHVLDQAQASLDRLGTDYIDLYQIHRWDDDTPVHETLSALDHLVDEGVVRYVGASTMPAWKFTRALYAADVENYERFVSMQPEYNAVDRHEEANVLPACAAEGVGVLPWSPLAGGFLTGKYERGEAPESGRAATDEYTAKRFTEENWAVLEAIRDIAETKDATPAQVSIAWLLHKDVVTAPIIGPKRLDHLEENVGALDVSLTDAEIERIEAPKTPRWPAPGKD, encoded by the coding sequence ATGGAGTACACGACGCTCGGCGAGACGGGACTGGAAGTTTCCCGCCTCGCGCTCGGCTGTATGAACTTCGGATCGGGGGAGCCGTGGATGATCGACGACGAGGCGGAGTCCCGCGAGATCATCGACCGCGCGCTGGATCTGGGAATCAACTTCCTGGACACAGCCAACGTCTACTCGCGGGGCGAGAGCGAGGAGATTGTCGGGCGGGCGATCGAGTCGTACGACCGGTCGGAGTTGGTCGTGGCGACGAAGGTGTACCACCGGATGCACGAGGGGCCGAACGGCGCGGGACTCTCGCGGAAGCACGTCCTCGACCAGGCGCAGGCTTCGCTGGATCGCCTGGGGACCGACTACATCGACCTCTATCAGATCCACCGCTGGGACGACGACACGCCCGTCCACGAGACGCTGTCGGCGCTCGATCACCTCGTCGACGAGGGCGTGGTTCGCTACGTCGGCGCGAGCACGATGCCGGCCTGGAAGTTCACCCGGGCACTGTACGCCGCCGACGTCGAGAACTACGAGCGCTTCGTCTCGATGCAACCGGAGTACAACGCGGTCGACCGCCACGAGGAGGCGAACGTGCTGCCCGCCTGCGCCGCCGAGGGCGTCGGGGTCCTGCCGTGGTCGCCGCTGGCGGGCGGCTTCCTGACCGGCAAGTACGAGCGGGGCGAAGCGCCCGAGTCCGGCCGCGCCGCCACCGACGAGTACACCGCGAAGCGGTTCACCGAAGAGAACTGGGCCGTCCTGGAGGCGATCCGGGACATCGCCGAGACGAAGGACGCGACGCCCGCGCAGGTCAGCATCGCGTGGCTGCTGCACAAGGACGTCGTCACCGCGCCGATCATCGGCCCGAAGCGACTCGATCACCTCGAAGAGAACGTCGGCGCGCTCGACGTTTCGCTAACCGACGCGGAGATCGAGCGGATCGAAGCGCCGAAGACGCCGCGCTGGCCCGCGCCAGGCAAGGACTGA
- a CDS encoding TrmB family transcriptional regulator → MDTESLVETLKTAGLSPYQADAYVTLLDLGTASATDVADASDVPAPRIYDVLRSLEDRGYIETFEQASLRARAHSPSTVLEDLTERADRLERAAVEVEKRWEQPELEAGDASIVTRFQTVISRAKSFIASASHQVLLSTTIENFEQLRPALKDAMDRGVSVRVSVHTSDEISLDAARFEGLCTEVHHRPLPAPFVALADRRRACFAHHPDSYDRYGVLVNDRTHTYVFYWYFLTCLWEPWERVYRAADEGYPIEYFDVRHLVRDLRDVDWEADPVRLRVEGYDTNTGEECLLEGTITDVRVPFDAEAASGFELAGQVTVDLDVDGEHVSVGGWGAIIEDVEGTRLTVV, encoded by the coding sequence ATGGACACCGAATCGCTCGTCGAGACCCTGAAAACGGCGGGGCTCTCGCCGTACCAGGCGGACGCGTACGTGACGCTTCTGGACCTGGGGACCGCCTCGGCGACCGACGTCGCCGACGCCAGCGACGTCCCGGCACCGCGGATCTACGACGTGCTCCGTTCGCTGGAGGACCGCGGGTACATCGAGACGTTCGAGCAGGCCTCGCTGCGTGCGCGAGCGCACAGCCCCTCGACGGTGTTGGAGGATCTCACCGAGCGGGCGGACAGGCTGGAACGCGCCGCCGTGGAGGTCGAAAAGCGGTGGGAGCAGCCGGAACTGGAGGCCGGCGACGCGAGCATCGTGACGCGCTTCCAGACCGTGATCTCCCGGGCGAAGTCGTTCATCGCGAGCGCCAGCCACCAGGTCCTGCTCTCGACGACGATCGAGAACTTCGAGCAGTTGCGTCCCGCGCTGAAAGACGCGATGGACCGCGGGGTCTCCGTCCGCGTCTCGGTCCACACCAGCGACGAGATCTCCTTGGACGCGGCCCGCTTCGAAGGGCTCTGTACGGAAGTCCACCACCGACCCCTCCCCGCCCCGTTCGTCGCCCTCGCCGACCGCCGGCGGGCGTGTTTCGCGCACCATCCGGACTCCTACGACCGCTACGGCGTGCTCGTCAACGACCGGACGCACACGTACGTGTTCTACTGGTACTTCCTCACCTGTCTGTGGGAACCCTGGGAGCGGGTCTATCGGGCGGCCGACGAGGGATACCCGATCGAGTACTTCGACGTGCGACACCTCGTCCGAGACCTCCGGGACGTCGACTGGGAGGCGGATCCGGTCCGCCTCCGCGTCGAGGGCTACGACACGAACACCGGCGAGGAGTGTCTGCTCGAGGGGACGATCACCGACGTTCGCGTCCCGTTCGACGCCGAGGCCGCAAGCGGGTTCGAACTCGCCGGCCAGGTCACCGTCGACCTCGACGTCGACGGCGAACACGTGAGCGTCGGCGGCTGGGGCGCGATCATCGAGGACGTCGAGGGAACCCGGCTCACCGTGGTTTGA
- a CDS encoding extracellular solute-binding protein, which translates to MPKDSTSNGVSRRQYLAATGALGAVGLAGCAGGDNGDGSGDSGGDGGSTETPISTATSDEEVTIQIAADSNFANAADEISQTLHEDGGLPDNISIEFLAGSFTTGDRRSQYQQILSAGQGRPTVMMMDNGWTIPFIARGQIANLSQVLPSSITDTVMNDYLENMVATAQGPDGDLFGIPLFADFPTIQYRKDLMREAGYSDSDFDTWATEPMTWQEFSQVVRETMEATDTQMGFTWQGSAYEGLSCCDFIEFMGSHGGSYFGEFENYFGPIGDRPVTVDQENVINAVRMMRTFIYGQDDDEALEGYADISPDAVVQYTEEPSREPFTNGNAVAHRNWPYSININGAEDAFGEDLGVMPIPYAVSQEDSPYESIGGSTSALGGWHLTLNPNANDARKQAAVQLFRALQTDEVRLRMFEIGGWTPPIADLINTERTRQLELIGRYVDTLQVAGQAALPRPVTPVWPQQSTQIATEVNAALRQEKSSSEAMADLQASLESIESQA; encoded by the coding sequence ATGCCTAAAGACAGCACTTCGAACGGCGTCTCCCGACGACAGTACCTCGCGGCTACGGGCGCGCTCGGCGCGGTCGGGCTCGCGGGCTGTGCGGGCGGCGACAACGGTGACGGTAGCGGTGACAGCGGGGGCGACGGCGGGTCGACCGAGACCCCGATCAGCACGGCGACCTCCGACGAGGAGGTCACTATCCAGATCGCGGCGGACTCGAACTTCGCGAACGCCGCCGACGAGATCTCCCAGACGCTCCACGAGGACGGTGGACTGCCGGACAACATCTCCATCGAGTTCCTCGCCGGCTCGTTCACGACGGGCGACCGGCGATCGCAGTACCAGCAGATCCTCTCGGCCGGGCAGGGGCGCCCGACCGTGATGATGATGGACAACGGGTGGACGATCCCGTTCATCGCGCGGGGGCAGATCGCGAACCTCAGCCAGGTGCTGCCGAGTTCGATCACGGACACGGTTATGAACGACTACCTGGAGAATATGGTCGCGACGGCGCAGGGTCCCGACGGGGACCTCTTCGGCATCCCGCTGTTCGCGGACTTCCCGACGATCCAGTACCGGAAGGACCTGATGCGCGAGGCGGGGTACTCCGACTCCGACTTCGACACCTGGGCCACCGAACCGATGACGTGGCAGGAGTTCTCGCAGGTCGTCAGAGAGACGATGGAAGCGACCGACACGCAGATGGGATTCACCTGGCAGGGCTCCGCCTACGAGGGCCTCTCCTGCTGTGACTTCATCGAGTTCATGGGCTCGCACGGCGGGTCGTACTTCGGCGAGTTCGAGAACTACTTCGGCCCGATCGGCGACCGCCCGGTCACCGTCGACCAGGAGAACGTCATCAACGCCGTCCGGATGATGCGGACGTTCATCTACGGCCAGGACGACGACGAGGCGCTCGAGGGGTACGCGGACATCTCGCCGGACGCGGTCGTCCAGTACACCGAGGAGCCCTCGCGGGAACCCTTCACCAACGGCAACGCCGTCGCCCACCGTAACTGGCCGTACTCGATCAACATCAACGGGGCGGAGGACGCCTTCGGCGAGGACCTCGGCGTGATGCCGATCCCGTACGCGGTCTCGCAGGAGGACTCCCCGTACGAGTCCATCGGCGGCAGCACCTCGGCGCTCGGCGGGTGGCACCTCACGCTCAACCCGAACGCCAACGACGCGCGCAAGCAGGCGGCCGTCCAGCTGTTCCGCGCGCTGCAGACCGACGAGGTTCGCCTTCGGATGTTCGAGATCGGCGGGTGGACGCCGCCCATCGCGGACCTCATCAACACCGAGCGGACGCGACAGCTCGAACTCATCGGGCGGTACGTCGACACGCTGCAGGTCGCCGGCCAGGCCGCACTGCCGCGCCCGGTCACGCCGGTGTGGCCGCAGCAGTCGACGCAGATCGCGACGGAGGTCAACGCTGCCCTCCGCCAGGAGAAGTCGTCCTCGGAGGCGATGGCCGACCTCCAGGCCTCGCTCGAATCGATCGAGAGCCAGGCGTAA